The Ahaetulla prasina isolate Xishuangbanna chromosome 4, ASM2864084v1, whole genome shotgun sequence genome has a window encoding:
- the LOC131197626 gene encoding G protein-activated inward rectifier potassium channel 1-like isoform X2 — MSVVRRKFGDDYQAVVAAPSHRKRQRFVDKNGRCNVQHGNLGSENSRYLSDLFTTLVDLKWRWNLLIFLLTYTVAWLVMASMWWGIAYLRGDLDIHQSPSSGHSPCVANVYNFPSAFLFFIETEATIGYGHRYITERCPEGIVLFLFQSLLGSVVDAFLIGCMFIKMSQPKKRAETLMFSRAAVISQRDGKLCLMFRVGNLRNSHMVSAQIRCKLIKSRQTPEGEFLPLDQCELDVGFGTGADQLFLVSPLTICHEISDKSPFFALSQRSLRSEQFEIVVILEGIVETTGVVNLSRKQGKFKKNPQFS, encoded by the exons ATGTCAGTTGTGCGAAGAAAGTTTGGAGATGACTATCAGGCAGTGGTGGCTGCACCATCCCATCGGAAACGGCAGCGCTTTGTAGACAAGAATGGCCGCTGTAATGTCCAGCATGGCAACCTAGGCAGTGAGAACAGTCGCTACCTTTCCGACCTCTTCACTACTCTGGTGGACCTCAAGTGGCGTTGGAACCTTCTCATTTTCTTACTGACCTACACTGTTGCTTGGCTGGTGATGGCCTCCATGTGGTGGGGTATTGCTTATTTGCGTGGGGACCTAGATATACACCAGAGCCCCAGTTCAGGACACAGCCCATGTGTGGCTAATGTCTACAACTTTCCCTcagcctttctcttcttcattgagACAGAAGCCACCATTGGTTACGGTCATCGCTACATTACTGAGCGCTGCCCAGAAGGAATTGTGCTTTTTCTGTTCCAGTCACTGCTGGGCTCTGTGGTAGATGCCTTCCTCATCGGATGCATGTTCATCAAAATGTCTCAACCCAAGAAACGTGCTGAAACACTAATGTTTAGCCGGGCTGCTGTCATCTCACAGCGAGATGGAAAACTCTGCCTTATGTTTCGGGTGGGCAACCTCCGCAACAGCCACATGGTCTCAGCCCAGATCCGTTGCAAACTCATTAAG TCACGACAGACACCAGAAGGTGAATTCTTGCCACTAGACCAATGTGAGCTTGATGTTGGATTTGGAACTGGGGCCGACCAACTGTTCCTCGTTTCTCCTCTAACCATCTGTCATGAAATCAGTGATAAGAGTCCTTTTTTTGCCCTCTCGCAAAGATCCCTAAGGAGTGAGCAGTTTGAAATTGTCGTAATCCTTGAAGGCATTGTTGAAACCACGG GAGTAGTGAACCTATCAAGAAAACAGGGCAaattcaaaaaaaacccacagtttTCCTGA